A genomic segment from Acidimicrobiales bacterium encodes:
- the mltG gene encoding endolytic transglycosylase MltG, with product MRNAVRVILIAVVAFALLLGAGFVWFQRQLNPPGAPGALVDFTIPEGSSNATIGSILHDKGVITNRRVFRIYLKLHPGELQAGNYSMRARSSIDDVVDELEAGPKHTFHRLTIPEGYTLKQIAAKVGQLPGKSADKFLAAAASDTIRSRFEPASVHNLEGLVFPDTYFVEDKDTEVDILSRMVSTFDDVATEEDLAAGALGHDAYQTLTIASLVESEGKVAADRPKIARVIDNRLSMGMLLQVDATVIYARGGRRPNGQVLYSDLKINSPYNTYLVKGLPPTPISAPGRAAIRAALHPADGPWLYYVKFQADGTHKFSVTLAEQNAAIADAKRRGVNP from the coding sequence ATGCGTAACGCCGTGCGGGTCATTTTGATCGCCGTCGTCGCGTTCGCCCTGTTGCTCGGTGCGGGCTTCGTGTGGTTCCAGCGCCAGCTGAACCCGCCCGGTGCGCCGGGCGCGCTCGTCGACTTCACGATCCCCGAAGGTTCGTCAAACGCCACGATCGGCTCGATCCTCCACGACAAGGGCGTGATCACCAACCGCCGCGTGTTTCGCATCTATCTGAAGCTGCATCCAGGCGAACTGCAGGCGGGCAACTACTCGATGCGGGCGCGGTCGTCGATCGACGACGTGGTCGACGAGTTGGAGGCCGGGCCCAAGCACACGTTCCACCGCTTGACCATTCCCGAGGGCTACACGCTCAAACAGATCGCGGCCAAGGTCGGCCAGCTACCGGGGAAGTCGGCCGACAAGTTCCTCGCCGCCGCGGCGAGCGACACGATCCGCTCGCGATTCGAGCCGGCGAGCGTGCACAACCTCGAGGGTCTCGTGTTTCCCGACACGTACTTCGTCGAAGACAAGGACACCGAGGTCGACATTCTGAGTCGCATGGTGTCGACCTTCGACGACGTCGCCACCGAAGAGGATCTCGCCGCCGGCGCTCTCGGCCACGACGCCTATCAGACGCTCACCATCGCCTCGCTGGTCGAGAGCGAAGGCAAGGTGGCGGCCGACCGCCCCAAGATCGCCCGCGTCATCGACAACCGGTTGAGCATGGGAATGCTGCTCCAGGTCGACGCCACCGTGATCTATGCCCGCGGCGGCCGCCGGCCCAACGGGCAGGTGCTCTACAGCGACCTCAAGATCAACTCGCCGTACAACACGTACCTCGTGAAAGGGCTGCCGCCGACGCCGATCAGCGCGCCCGGCCGCGCCGCCATCCGCGCCGCGCTGCACCCGGCGGACGGCCCGTGGCTGTACTACGTGAAGTTCCAAGCGGACGGCACGCACAAGTTCTCGGTGACTCTGGCGGAGCAAAACGCGGCGATCGCGGATGCCAAGCGGCGCGGGGTCAACCCCTGA
- the ruvX gene encoding Holliday junction resolvase RuvX, with amino-acid sequence MTRALGLDLGSVRIGVATSDPGRVIASPYDVIRRGNDHAADHAAIAAAVDDSQATVVVVGLPRNMRGQETAAAQAVRAEAEELRAALAVPVVFWDERLSTVTAQRSLIEGGVRRKQRKDSVDKVAAAVILQSWLDAGCPTDRG; translated from the coding sequence GTGACGCGCGCTTTGGGGCTCGACCTCGGCAGCGTGCGGATCGGCGTGGCGACGTCGGATCCCGGTCGCGTCATCGCGTCGCCCTATGACGTCATTCGCCGCGGCAACGACCACGCCGCCGATCACGCCGCGATCGCCGCCGCAGTGGACGACAGCCAGGCAACCGTCGTGGTGGTGGGCTTGCCGCGCAACATGCGCGGGCAGGAAACCGCCGCCGCGCAAGCGGTGCGCGCCGAAGCCGAAGAACTGCGCGCCGCGCTCGCGGTGCCCGTCGTGTTCTGGGACGAACGCCTGTCCACGGTCACGGCGCAGCGGTCGTTGATCGAAGGCGGCGTGCGCCGCAAGCAGCGCAAGGACAGCGTCGACAAGGTGGCCGCCGCGGTCATTCTGCAGTCGTGGCTTGATGCCGGGTGCCCCACGGACCGCGGGTAG